In one Kosmotoga arenicorallina S304 genomic region, the following are encoded:
- the rplR gene encoding 50S ribosomal protein L18 has protein sequence MRKKRHMRVRAKISGTAERPRLAVYRSEKHIYAQIIDDVVGRTIVSASTIDKELREKLQKTWNKEAAAEVGKLIAKRALDKGISSIVFDRGGFKFHGRVKALADAAREAGLKF, from the coding sequence ATGAGAAAGAAACGCCATATGCGTGTTAGAGCCAAAATCAGCGGAACAGCTGAAAGGCCAAGACTTGCAGTTTACAGAAGCGAAAAGCATATCTATGCGCAAATCATAGATGATGTAGTTGGCAGGACAATTGTTTCCGCTTCAACCATCGACAAAGAATTGAGAGAAAAACTTCAAAAGACCTGGAACAAAGAAGCCGCAGCAGAAGTGGGAAAGCTCATAGCCAAAAGAGCTCTTGATAAGGGCATCTCCAGCATAGTATTTGACAGAGGTGGCTTCAAGTTTCATGGTAGAGTGAAGGCCCTGGCTGATGCAGCAAGAGAAGCCGGGTTGAAGTTCTGA
- the rplF gene encoding 50S ribosomal protein L6, with amino-acid sequence MSRLIKKPIEIPKGVEIKISEDTVTVKGPKGELKESFLPYVKFEMREDGLWVLPNTDIVRRKSDHRKIAMFCGTYWSLVRNMVVGVTQGYQKELEIIGVGYRAQLQGKKLVMNLGFAHPVEVEPPEGITFEVPAPNAIVVKGINKYLVGQVAANIRRWREPIVYSGKGIRYKGEYVRTKVGKKV; translated from the coding sequence ATGTCAAGGTTGATTAAAAAGCCAATAGAAATCCCCAAGGGTGTTGAAATAAAAATTTCAGAAGACACAGTTACGGTCAAAGGACCCAAGGGCGAGCTCAAAGAGAGCTTTCTGCCATATGTGAAGTTTGAAATGCGCGAAGACGGCCTTTGGGTTTTGCCTAACACCGATATTGTCAGAAGAAAAAGCGATCACAGAAAAATTGCCATGTTCTGTGGTACTTACTGGTCTTTGGTGAGGAATATGGTTGTTGGTGTAACGCAGGGATATCAGAAAGAACTGGAGATAATCGGTGTTGGTTACAGAGCCCAACTTCAGGGTAAGAAACTCGTTATGAACCTGGGCTTTGCTCACCCTGTGGAAGTAGAACCACCAGAAGGGATCACCTTTGAGGTTCCAGCGCCCAACGCGATTGTGGTTAAAGGCATCAATAAGTACCTTGTTGGGCAGGTGGCTGCAAATATTCGCCGCTGGAGAGAACCTATCGTTTACTCTGGAAAAGGTATCAGATACAAGGGTGAGTATGTGAGAACCAAGGTTGGTAAGAAAGTCTAA
- the rpsE gene encoding 30S ribosomal protein S5, with product MPEVKNIEKSIEEKEFEERIVQIKRVTKVVAGGKNLSFRVTAVVGNKAGKVGLGIGSAREVPTAIRKALINAKKNVVEVPVIKDTIPHEVVGHQDASKVMLKPAGPGTGIIASAGVRAVVELAGVKNILTKALGSTNIVNLARATLNGLLELKSPKDYAKLRDISVKEVFNGVSEEG from the coding sequence ATGCCAGAGGTTAAGAACATCGAAAAAAGTATCGAAGAAAAAGAATTCGAAGAAAGAATAGTACAGATAAAGAGAGTTACAAAAGTCGTGGCAGGTGGAAAAAACCTTTCTTTCAGAGTGACAGCTGTTGTTGGGAACAAAGCTGGAAAAGTAGGACTCGGTATAGGAAGTGCAAGAGAAGTACCCACAGCCATCAGGAAAGCGCTTATCAACGCGAAGAAGAACGTTGTTGAAGTTCCCGTAATAAAGGACACAATTCCCCATGAAGTAGTTGGGCATCAGGATGCTTCTAAGGTTATGTTGAAACCCGCTGGGCCTGGAACTGGTATAATTGCAAGTGCCGGTGTTAGAGCCGTTGTTGAACTGGCAGGTGTGAAGAACATCCTGACAAAAGCTCTTGGCTCAACCAACATCGTAAATCTGGCACGGGCGACACTCAATGGCCTTTTAGAGCTCAAATCGCCCAAAGACTACGCGAAGCTCAGAGACATCTCCGTTAAGGAAGTCTTCAATGGGGTTTCTGAGGAGGGTTAA